One Salmo trutta chromosome 19, fSalTru1.1, whole genome shotgun sequence genomic window carries:
- the orai2 gene encoding protein orai-2 isoform X1: MQMSRDQNAPYGEGKIAVKSLSKLPYCKGFITLNIHRIAMSSELNVPMGSPALGGFERMPEGGGMDYRDWVRRSYLELVTSNHHSVQALSWRKLYLSRAKLKASSRTSALLSGFAMVAMVEVQLEIQYNYPRMLLIAFSVCTTVLVAVHLLALLISTCILPNVEAVSNIHNLNSVSESPHERMHHYIELAWGFSTALGILLFLAEVVLLCWIKFLPVDSSSANQVEVAAAELALSKLNCSGPALPPKPTPPPGHSGWQAALASTIIMVPVGVIFVVFTIHFYRSLVSHKTERHHQEIEELHKIKVLLDGCERGIQAV, from the exons ATGCAGATGTCACGTGACCAGAATGCTCCGTACGGTGAAGGAAAGATAGCAGTGAAGTCTCTCAGCAAGTTACCGTACTGCAAGGGGTTCATCACCCTTAATATTCACCGAA TTGCCATGAGCAGTGAGCTGAATGTGCCCATGGGCTCCCCAGCCCTGGGGGGCTTTGAGCGGATGCcggagggtggagggatggactACAGGGACTGGGTGCGCCGCAGTTACCTGGAGCTGGTCACCTCCAACCACCACTCTGTGCAGGCCCTGTCTTGGAGGAAGCTCTACTTGAGCCGGGCCAAACTGAAAGCCTCCAGCCGCACCTCTGCCCTGCTCTCTGGCTTCGCTATG GTGGCAATGGTGGAGGTACAGTTGGAGATCCAGTACAACTACCCGCGAATGCTCCTCATTGCCTTTAGCGTGTGTACTACGGTGCTGGTGGCCGTGCACCTGCTCGCCCTGCTCATCAGCACCTGCATCCTACCCAACGTGGAGGCAGTCAGCAATATCCACAACCTCAACTCAGTCAGCGAGTCACCCCACGAGCGCATGCACCACTACATCGAGCTGGCCTGGGGCTTCTCCACTGCCCTGGGTATCCTGCTTTTCCTGGCAGAGGTAGTGCTGCTCTGCTGGATCAAGTTCCTGCCCGTGGACTCTAGTTCCGCCAACCAGGTGGAGGTGGCTGCCGCAGAGCTGGCACTATCCAAGTTGAACTGTAGCGGCCCCGCCCTGCCACCCAAGCCCACCCCTCCGCCAGGGCACAGTGGCTGGCAGGCAGCCCTGGCCTCCACCATCATCATGGTGCCGGTGGGGGTTATCTTTGTGGTATTCACCATCCACTTCTACCGCTCGCTGGTGAGCCACAAGACAGAGCGCCACCACCAGGAGATCGAGGAACTGCACAAAATTAAGGTGCTGCTGGACGGGTGCGAGAGAGGCATACAGGCAGTGTGA
- the orai2 gene encoding protein orai-2 isoform X2: MKATHKTSEAQPFAMSSELNVPMGSPALGGFERMPEGGGMDYRDWVRRSYLELVTSNHHSVQALSWRKLYLSRAKLKASSRTSALLSGFAMVAMVEVQLEIQYNYPRMLLIAFSVCTTVLVAVHLLALLISTCILPNVEAVSNIHNLNSVSESPHERMHHYIELAWGFSTALGILLFLAEVVLLCWIKFLPVDSSSANQVEVAAAELALSKLNCSGPALPPKPTPPPGHSGWQAALASTIIMVPVGVIFVVFTIHFYRSLVSHKTERHHQEIEELHKIKVLLDGCERGIQAV; this comes from the exons ATGAAAGCCACTCATAAAACAAGCGAAGCCCAGCCAT TTGCCATGAGCAGTGAGCTGAATGTGCCCATGGGCTCCCCAGCCCTGGGGGGCTTTGAGCGGATGCcggagggtggagggatggactACAGGGACTGGGTGCGCCGCAGTTACCTGGAGCTGGTCACCTCCAACCACCACTCTGTGCAGGCCCTGTCTTGGAGGAAGCTCTACTTGAGCCGGGCCAAACTGAAAGCCTCCAGCCGCACCTCTGCCCTGCTCTCTGGCTTCGCTATG GTGGCAATGGTGGAGGTACAGTTGGAGATCCAGTACAACTACCCGCGAATGCTCCTCATTGCCTTTAGCGTGTGTACTACGGTGCTGGTGGCCGTGCACCTGCTCGCCCTGCTCATCAGCACCTGCATCCTACCCAACGTGGAGGCAGTCAGCAATATCCACAACCTCAACTCAGTCAGCGAGTCACCCCACGAGCGCATGCACCACTACATCGAGCTGGCCTGGGGCTTCTCCACTGCCCTGGGTATCCTGCTTTTCCTGGCAGAGGTAGTGCTGCTCTGCTGGATCAAGTTCCTGCCCGTGGACTCTAGTTCCGCCAACCAGGTGGAGGTGGCTGCCGCAGAGCTGGCACTATCCAAGTTGAACTGTAGCGGCCCCGCCCTGCCACCCAAGCCCACCCCTCCGCCAGGGCACAGTGGCTGGCAGGCAGCCCTGGCCTCCACCATCATCATGGTGCCGGTGGGGGTTATCTTTGTGGTATTCACCATCCACTTCTACCGCTCGCTGGTGAGCCACAAGACAGAGCGCCACCACCAGGAGATCGAGGAACTGCACAAAATTAAGGTGCTGCTGGACGGGTGCGAGAGAGGCATACAGGCAGTGTGA
- the orai2 gene encoding protein orai-2 isoform X3 produces MSSELNVPMGSPALGGFERMPEGGGMDYRDWVRRSYLELVTSNHHSVQALSWRKLYLSRAKLKASSRTSALLSGFAMVAMVEVQLEIQYNYPRMLLIAFSVCTTVLVAVHLLALLISTCILPNVEAVSNIHNLNSVSESPHERMHHYIELAWGFSTALGILLFLAEVVLLCWIKFLPVDSSSANQVEVAAAELALSKLNCSGPALPPKPTPPPGHSGWQAALASTIIMVPVGVIFVVFTIHFYRSLVSHKTERHHQEIEELHKIKVLLDGCERGIQAV; encoded by the exons ATGAGCAGTGAGCTGAATGTGCCCATGGGCTCCCCAGCCCTGGGGGGCTTTGAGCGGATGCcggagggtggagggatggactACAGGGACTGGGTGCGCCGCAGTTACCTGGAGCTGGTCACCTCCAACCACCACTCTGTGCAGGCCCTGTCTTGGAGGAAGCTCTACTTGAGCCGGGCCAAACTGAAAGCCTCCAGCCGCACCTCTGCCCTGCTCTCTGGCTTCGCTATG GTGGCAATGGTGGAGGTACAGTTGGAGATCCAGTACAACTACCCGCGAATGCTCCTCATTGCCTTTAGCGTGTGTACTACGGTGCTGGTGGCCGTGCACCTGCTCGCCCTGCTCATCAGCACCTGCATCCTACCCAACGTGGAGGCAGTCAGCAATATCCACAACCTCAACTCAGTCAGCGAGTCACCCCACGAGCGCATGCACCACTACATCGAGCTGGCCTGGGGCTTCTCCACTGCCCTGGGTATCCTGCTTTTCCTGGCAGAGGTAGTGCTGCTCTGCTGGATCAAGTTCCTGCCCGTGGACTCTAGTTCCGCCAACCAGGTGGAGGTGGCTGCCGCAGAGCTGGCACTATCCAAGTTGAACTGTAGCGGCCCCGCCCTGCCACCCAAGCCCACCCCTCCGCCAGGGCACAGTGGCTGGCAGGCAGCCCTGGCCTCCACCATCATCATGGTGCCGGTGGGGGTTATCTTTGTGGTATTCACCATCCACTTCTACCGCTCGCTGGTGAGCCACAAGACAGAGCGCCACCACCAGGAGATCGAGGAACTGCACAAAATTAAGGTGCTGCTGGACGGGTGCGAGAGAGGCATACAGGCAGTGTGA
- the pex12 gene encoding peroxisome assembly protein 12 — protein MAEHGAHLTTAAADDRPSIFEVLAQDSLMGAVRPALRHAVKVLAESNPSRYGFLWRRFDEIHGVLDVLLQHHFLSRTSASFSENFYSLKRVAASGRERPAHLGLRGKHHWCSLILLALVPYLRAKLEQVLAKQRDEDDFSIRLPQTPLQRMYRAFLAAYPYVSMGWDSWVFCQQLLYVFGRAKTHSPFLWLAGVRLAHLTGHDITNMDLKPASPSTAIGSSVGERLRRLTSTVVGGVALSLSTSLSMGVFFLQFLEWWYSSENQSTIKTLTSLPTPPPPIHLQNQQQLTRHSKACPLCCKVRTNDTVLSTSGFVFCYRCIYVYIKANQRCPMTGYPTELQHLIKIYSPES, from the exons ATGGCAGAACATGGTGCACATTTGACAACTGCAGCTGCAGATGACAGACCGTCGATATTCGAGGTCTTGGCACAGGACTCCCTGATGGGTGCAGTCAGACCCGCCTTGCGACACGCAGTGAAG GTTCTGGCTGAGTCTAACCCCTCTCGCTACGGATTCCTTTGGCGGAGATTTGACGAGATTCACGGTGTTCTCGATGTATTGCTTCAGCACCATTTTCTGTCACGGACTAGCGCCTCATTCTCTGAGAACTTTTACAGCCTAAAGCGCGTGGCTGCTTCTGGTCGTGAGCGGCCAGCTCACCTGGGTCTGCGTGGGAAACACCACTGGTGCTCGCTGATCCTGCTTGCTCTCGTTCCTTACTTGAGGGCCAAGCTGGAACAGGTACTGGCCAAGCAGAGGGATGAGGACGATTTTTCCATCCGCCTGCCACAGACGCCCTTGCAGAGGATGTACAGGGCCTTCCTGGCAGCCTACCCCTATGTCAGCATGGGCTGGGACAGCTGGGTGTTCTGCCAGCAGCTGTTGTATGTGTTTGGCCGAGCCAAGACCCACTCACCATTTCTGTGGCTGGCAGGTGTCAGGCTGGCTCACCTCACAGGACATGACATCACAAATATGGACCTCAAACCAGCCTCGCCTTCCACGGCCATCGGCTCAAG TGTTGGTGAGAGGCTGCGGAGGCTGACGTCGACAGTGGTGGGGGGTGTGGCTCTGTCCCTCTCCACTAGTCTTTCCATGGGAGTGTTTTTCCTGCAGTTCCTCGAGTGGTGGTACTCCTCAGAGAACCAGAGCACCATTAAGACCCTGACCTCCCTCCCCACACCACCCCCTCCCATCCACCTCCAGAACCAACAACAACTGACCAGACACAGCAAAGCATGTCCACTCTGCTGCAAGGTCCGCACCAATGATACCGTCCTCTCCACCTCTGGTTTTGTCTTCTGTTACCGCTGTATTTATGTCTACATCAAAGCCAACCAGAGGTGTCCAATGACTGGGTACCCCACTGAACTTCAGCATCTCATCAAGATTTACTCaccagagagctag